Below is a genomic region from Mycolicibacterium neworleansense.
GACCGAGGTCCATGCGTCCGATCTGACGTTGGACAAGTTCATCGACGCCGCGACGTTGGCCGCCGCACCGGGGCTGCCCGGTCCGGTCAGTGAGATCCGCACCGTACTACTCACCGGCGCAACCGGTTTCCTGGGTCGTTACCTGGCCCTGGAGTGGCTGGAGCGCATGGATCTGGTTGACGGCAAGGTCATCTGCCTCGTGCGCGCAAAGTCCGACGAGGAAGCCCGCGCACGGCTCGACAAGACCTTCGACAGCGGCGATCCCAAGCTGTTGGCGCACTATCGTGAACTGGCCGCCGACCATCTCGAAGTGATCGCCGGCGACAAGGGTGAGGCCGACCTGGGCCTCGACCAGCCCACCTGGCAGCGCCTGGCCGACACCGTCGACTTCATCGTCGACCCGGCCGCGCTGGTCAACCACGTGCTGCCCTACAGCGAACTGTTCGGACCCAACGCGCTTGGCACTGCCGAGCTCATCCGTATCGCGCTCACCACGCGGATCAAGCCGTTCGCTTACGTGTCGACCATCGGCGTGGGCGGCGGTATCGAGCACGGAAAGTTCGTGGAGGACGCTGACATTCGAACCATCAGCCCCACTCGACGTGTCGACGACAGCTACGCCAATGGATACGGCAACAGCAAGTGGGCCGGTGAGGTCCTGCTGCGTGAAGCCCACGATCTGGCCCGCCTGCCGGTGACGGTGTTCCGCTGCGACATGATCCTGGCCGACACCACCTATGCCGGGCAGTTGAACCTGCCGGACATGTTCACCCGCATGATGTTCAGCCTCGTCGCCACCGGTGTCGCGCCGAAGTCCTTCAACCAGCTCGACGCGGACGGCAACCGCCAGCGCTCGCACTACGACGGTCTACCCGTCGAGTTCATCGCCGAGGCCATCTCCACCCTGGGCGCCCATGCCCAGGACGGCTTCGAGACCTACCACGTGATGAACCCGCACGATGACGGCCTCGGCATGGACGAATTCGTCGACTGGCTCGTCGAGGCCGGCTACCCGATCCAGCGCGTGGAGGACTACCAGGAGTGGTTGTCCCGCTTCGAGACCACGCTGCGGGCGTTGCCCGACAAGCAGCGTCAGGCCTCACTGCTGCCGCTGCTGCACAACTACCAGCAGCCCGGCGTGCCGGTCAACGGCGCGATGGCGCCGACCGACGTTTTCCGTGCTGCGGTGCAGGACGCGAAGATCGGCCCCGACAAGGACATCCCGCATGTCACCCGCGAGATCATCGTCAAATACATCAGCGATCTGAAACTGCTCGGGTTGCTGTAACAGACTTCCCCACAAGGGAAGAATCCCCTGAGCGGCCGCGGTCCTTATCCAGGACCGCGGCCAATCAGTATCTGGCGCAGCAAGCCGTTGTCCCGTCAGCGAGCAGCTCGGTCCGCGTTCGCATGAATCGCGTCGCGGCAGAACACCGCCAAGCCCGGAAGCGCGAAAGATTCGTCGTACCTTGCGACGTATGCCGGATCGCTCACGTACATGTCTCCCAGCTTGCGGTGGAATTCGCTCGGGCAGTCGTAGAACCAGCGGTTCACGTGGAGCCGGTGCCGTTCGGCGGCATCCATCGCCGCGTCGGAGTCAGCCGGAAGTCCACTGCGGAAAGCGTCGGACAGAGCCTGCTCGACGGCTTCTCCCTCGGTCTTGATCTGGATCCACTCGTCCTTGCCGTAGGCCTTCGTTCGACGCTGCGACTCCTTCCACTCCGCGGTCTCGCCCCACTTCTGTTCGACCTCGGCCTGATAGTCGTCGAAGTCGTCGCCGAAGAGTTCGCGCATGTCGTCGTCGGTCATGGGGGTGTTCGTCATTGCCTTCTCCAATGCCTGATCGATGGCCTCGACGAGGTCCTTCATCTCGTCGAGACGGGTCATGACGCGTTCGCGCTGACGGACCAGGTGACTGACCTCATCGCCCTCGTTCAGCAGGCTCGCGATCTCGTCAAGCGAGAACTCGAGCCGGCGGTACACGATGATCTGGGACAGCCGCGTGAGGTCGGCCGACGTGTAGACCCGGTATCCCGAGACGCCACGCCGGGACGGGGTCAACAACCCGATCTCGTCGTAGTGGTGAAGTGTCCGGACCGTGATGCGAAATCGCTCAGCCACCTGGCCGACGGTGAGCTCATCCACCGGCAACTCCTGCGTCATGTTGATCAGACTGGCGCCTCACGTCGCGTGAGGGTCAAGTGCTCATGCTCGAACCTATGGGGCCGCGTCTGCGAACGGCCTAGAGCAGGCTGACCGCGAGCAAGACGACCGCGATCAGTGGGAACGCGCCCTGGGTGATGGCTGCCCGCGCCTTGTCCGGCGAACTGGTCAGCAGCACTGCGGCGGCGGCCAACATGGAACCCACCCCGGCGAACACCAGGGCAGCTCCAACTGCGTTATGCCCCATGCCAACCGCGACGATGCCGACCACGGTGACGATCGCCAGGAACAGGTTGTAGAAGCCCTGGTTGAACGCCAGCTCCTTGGTGGCCTGGGCTTCCTCCTCGCTGATACCGAAGGTCGCACGGGTCCGCGGTGAAGTCCAGGTCAGCGACTCCATGACGAAGATGTAGACATGCAGGGCCGCGGCGAGCGCGGCGAACACCAGACCGGCGATAACCATGCCGCCTATTCAAACAGCCCCGGCTGTCCCAGTCCGGTAACCGGCGGTTGCATACCCAGATGAGTCCACGCCAGCGGCGTGGCCACCCGGCCCCGCGGTGTGCGGGCCACCATGCCGGCGCGCACCAGGAAGGGTTCGCAAACTTCCTCGACGGTGGAGGCCTCCTCGCCGACGGCCACCGCCAGCGTCGACACCCCGACCGGTCCACCGCCGAAACTGCGGGTGAGGGCCGACAGCACTGCACGGTCCAGGCGATCGAGCCCGAGTTCGTCGACGTCGTAGACCTCGAGCGCGGCCTTGGCGATGTCGCGGGTGATCACCCCGTCGG
It encodes:
- a CDS encoding MerR family transcriptional regulator; translated protein: MDELTVGQVAERFRITVRTLHHYDEIGLLTPSRRGVSGYRVYTSADLTRLSQIIVYRRLEFSLDEIASLLNEGDEVSHLVRQRERVMTRLDEMKDLVEAIDQALEKAMTNTPMTDDDMRELFGDDFDDYQAEVEQKWGETAEWKESQRRTKAYGKDEWIQIKTEGEAVEQALSDAFRSGLPADSDAAMDAAERHRLHVNRWFYDCPSEFHRKLGDMYVSDPAYVARYDESFALPGLAVFCRDAIHANADRAAR
- a CDS encoding DUF1304 domain-containing protein, yielding MVIAGLVFAALAAALHVYIFVMESLTWTSPRTRATFGISEEEAQATKELAFNQGFYNLFLAIVTVVGIVAVGMGHNAVGAALVFAGVGSMLAAAAVLLTSSPDKARAAITQGAFPLIAVVLLAVSLL